Proteins from one Mycobacterium sp. SMC-2 genomic window:
- a CDS encoding ABC transporter permease, whose amino-acid sequence MSVAGKPLREVGSYFALSLDILIQMMRPPFAWREFVHQAWFVARVSIVPTICLSIPFNALAVFIINVLLVEIGAGDASGAGAALSGVVYIGPITTVLVVAGTGATAMCADLGARTIREELDAMRVMGINPVQRLLVPRVLALCLNGLLLNSINTIVGLVGSFFFSVYFQHVTPGAWAASLTLLVKMADTFIAFFKAALFGLVAGTIACYKGVTVGGGPQGVGNAVNETVVYTIMALFVINIVLVAVGTKVTM is encoded by the coding sequence ATGAGTGTTGCCGGCAAGCCGTTACGCGAGGTTGGCAGTTACTTCGCGTTGTCGCTCGACATCCTGATACAGATGATGCGCCCGCCCTTCGCGTGGCGCGAATTTGTCCATCAGGCTTGGTTCGTGGCTCGGGTATCGATCGTCCCGACCATCTGCCTGTCGATTCCGTTCAATGCGCTGGCCGTTTTCATCATCAACGTTCTGCTGGTCGAGATCGGCGCTGGCGACGCATCCGGCGCTGGCGCTGCGCTATCGGGCGTCGTCTACATCGGCCCGATAACGACGGTGCTGGTAGTTGCCGGTACCGGTGCGACCGCGATGTGTGCTGACTTGGGCGCTCGTACCATCCGCGAAGAACTCGACGCGATGCGGGTGATGGGAATCAACCCCGTCCAGCGCCTGCTGGTACCCAGGGTGCTGGCGCTTTGCCTCAACGGGTTACTGCTGAACTCGATCAACACCATTGTCGGGCTGGTTGGCAGCTTTTTCTTCTCGGTCTACTTCCAACACGTCACTCCGGGTGCGTGGGCGGCGAGCCTGACGCTGCTGGTCAAGATGGCCGACACGTTCATCGCCTTCTTCAAGGCGGCTCTGTTTGGCCTGGTCGCTGGCACCATCGCGTGTTACAAGGGCGTCACCGTGGGTGGAGGCCCCCAAGGTGTCGGCAACGCGGTCAACGAAACTGTGGTGTACACGATCATGGCGTTATTCGTGATCAATATCGTGCTAGTCGCCGTCGGTACGAAGGTGACGATGTGA
- a CDS encoding MCE family protein translates to MKKIRREAGLPPALWTLILFVAITGLIVLTLAMFNRDLRPYARVTLTSDRSGLIMEPGAKVKLRGVQVGRVTSIQPGDPVTLRLELYPDQLKYIPANITAQITATTAFGGKYVDLQVPDNPSPKRLAAGAVVRSRNVTTEVNTVFQNLVAVLNQVDTPKLNAVLTALGDGFRGKGETLGEATTDLNEVLKAINPRSETVRSDLRAFKGFSDTYSAAARDIVTVLDAASTTSVTVSSNARALDSLLLNVIGLSSSGTNLIGPNKDNLVHGINLLESTTRLLMKYNPELTCTLVGGKNVIDSFSGVAGGSNGYSVILDVALLLGDDAYRFPDNLPINGAKGGPGGRPGCGSLPDVAKNFPQRYLVTNTGWGTGLDMRPNPGIGFPGYADYFPVTRGVPKPPSLRHPGGAAPGPIPYPGAPPYGAQQYAPDGTPLYPGLPPAPPPGMPREPGPPPAGSEPFVPPVPAGTHPTCGIVTQECEPLPPPPYGPAP, encoded by the coding sequence ATGAAAAAAATACGACGTGAGGCTGGCCTTCCCCCGGCACTCTGGACCCTCATCCTCTTCGTCGCGATCACCGGCCTGATCGTGCTCACGCTGGCGATGTTCAACAGAGATCTCAGGCCATACGCCAGGGTGACGCTCACCTCGGACCGCTCGGGCCTCATCATGGAACCCGGTGCAAAAGTGAAGTTGCGCGGCGTGCAGGTCGGCCGGGTTACCTCGATTCAGCCAGGCGATCCGGTGACGCTTCGGCTCGAGCTGTACCCCGACCAGCTTAAATACATTCCGGCCAATATCACCGCCCAAATCACCGCCACCACGGCGTTCGGCGGGAAATACGTCGATCTGCAGGTTCCCGACAACCCGAGCCCGAAACGGCTGGCGGCCGGGGCAGTGGTGAGATCGCGCAACGTGACGACCGAAGTAAACACGGTGTTTCAAAACCTGGTCGCGGTGCTCAATCAGGTCGACACACCCAAGCTGAACGCAGTGCTCACCGCGTTGGGAGACGGGTTCCGCGGCAAAGGTGAAACCCTCGGTGAGGCCACCACCGACCTCAACGAAGTCCTGAAGGCTATCAATCCCCGCAGCGAAACGGTCCGTAGCGACCTGCGCGCATTCAAGGGATTCAGCGACACCTACAGCGCGGCCGCACGCGACATCGTGACGGTGCTCGACGCGGCCAGCACCACCAGCGTCACCGTCAGCAGCAATGCCCGGGCGCTGGACTCGTTGCTGCTCAACGTCATCGGGCTGTCGAGCAGTGGCACCAACCTGATCGGGCCGAATAAGGACAACCTGGTGCATGGAATCAACCTGCTTGAGTCCACCACTCGGCTGCTGATGAAGTACAACCCGGAATTAACCTGCACGCTGGTAGGCGGAAAGAACGTCATCGATTCGTTTTCCGGCGTCGCCGGCGGCAGCAACGGGTATTCGGTCATCCTCGACGTCGCTTTGCTCCTCGGCGACGATGCGTACCGCTTTCCTGACAACCTGCCGATCAACGGGGCCAAAGGTGGGCCTGGGGGACGGCCGGGTTGCGGATCCTTGCCCGACGTCGCCAAAAACTTTCCGCAGCGTTACCTGGTGACCAACACCGGGTGGGGGACCGGGTTGGACATGCGACCGAACCCCGGCATTGGTTTCCCGGGATACGCGGACTATTTCCCGGTTACGCGGGGAGTGCCGAAGCCGCCCAGCCTTCGCCATCCGGGGGGTGCGGCACCCGGTCCGATCCCGTATCCGGGCGCGCCACCGTACGGGGCGCAACAGTATGCGCCGGACGGAACGCCGCTGTATCCCGGTTTGCCTCCGGCGCCTCCGCCGGGCATGCCGCGCGAACCGGGTCCACCGCCGGCGGGGTCGGAACCGTTCGTGCCGCCGGTGCCGGCCGGGACCCATCCCACCTGCGGAATCGTCACCCAGGAGTGCGAACCGCTGCCACCGCCACCCTATGGCCCGGCGCCGTGA
- a CDS encoding TetR/AcrR family transcriptional regulator, protein MTAHPRERRTRLRGADSPADHEVRERLLTAADSCYSDKGPVRTRMGDIARRAGVHRSTLYYYFPSKDALLAASFVRVLTATLQAVEQCWQTDEPFLDQLLAACMRGNDIARSSPIMRSLVEDHQAVGAAYHAAAGSELWRAKLADALVRRLAVAAAAGNIRRDLPADTLARWIVRINFSLIAEPAKAEDGGDEGVLRNLLVASLNPRR, encoded by the coding sequence GTGACCGCCCACCCCAGAGAACGTCGCACGAGGCTACGGGGTGCGGACTCGCCCGCAGACCACGAGGTGCGCGAACGGTTGCTGACGGCAGCCGATTCCTGCTACTCCGACAAGGGGCCTGTCCGTACCCGGATGGGTGACATCGCCCGGCGCGCGGGCGTGCACCGGTCGACGTTGTACTACTACTTCCCGAGCAAAGACGCTTTGCTGGCGGCCTCCTTCGTGCGAGTACTCACCGCTACCCTGCAAGCCGTCGAACAATGCTGGCAGACCGACGAGCCTTTTCTCGATCAGCTCCTCGCCGCATGCATGCGGGGAAACGACATCGCCCGCAGCTCACCGATAATGCGCTCACTAGTTGAGGACCACCAAGCCGTCGGTGCGGCCTATCACGCCGCAGCAGGCTCCGAGTTGTGGCGAGCCAAACTCGCTGACGCGCTGGTCCGTCGCCTCGCGGTTGCTGCCGCCGCCGGCAATATTCGCCGAGATCTCCCGGCCGACACCCTCGCCCGCTGGATCGTCCGCATCAACTTCAGCCTTATCGCTGAACCCGCCAAGGCCGAGGACGGCGGTGACGAGGGCGTGCTGCGCAACCTGCTCGTCGCCTCACTCAACCCTCGGCGATAG
- a CDS encoding ABC transporter permease, which translates to MSAAPAPPTLSAVPAPPRLARLTITVRGLIDGWNRLGNQTAFYVKALALTWDAIARYKAETLRLIATMSLGVGALAIIGGTVVVVTTLVMSTGSFVGIQLYRSLSDIGVEALSGFASAYINTRFAAPLTAAIGLAATIGAGATAQMGAMRINEEIDALEVMGIRAISYLASTRVVAGVLVTVPLWCLSSLAGYLATRTLVVVAFGQAPGVYDHYFQTYLKPTDLIWSLLQVMVTATVVMLVHTYYGFNASGGPAGVGEAVGRSVRASLVVAAFLQLAVAMAAYGVSGDFNLSG; encoded by the coding sequence GTGAGCGCAGCCCCCGCCCCACCCACGCTGAGCGCCGTCCCCGCGCCGCCGCGGTTAGCACGGCTGACAATCACCGTGCGCGGTCTGATCGACGGGTGGAACCGGCTCGGGAACCAGACCGCGTTCTATGTCAAGGCGCTGGCCCTGACGTGGGATGCGATCGCCCGCTATAAGGCCGAGACGCTGCGCCTGATCGCCACCATGAGTCTGGGCGTCGGTGCGCTGGCCATCATCGGCGGCACCGTGGTGGTCGTCACCACCTTGGTTATGTCCACCGGTTCCTTTGTCGGCATCCAGCTTTACCGATCTTTATCCGATATCGGCGTGGAGGCATTGAGCGGTTTCGCCTCGGCCTACATCAACACCCGGTTCGCCGCGCCGCTGACCGCAGCCATCGGCCTGGCCGCGACCATCGGCGCTGGAGCCACCGCACAGATGGGCGCAATGCGCATCAACGAGGAGATCGACGCGCTCGAGGTGATGGGCATCCGCGCGATCAGCTACCTGGCCTCCACGCGGGTAGTGGCGGGTGTGCTGGTCACGGTTCCACTGTGGTGCCTTTCCTCGTTGGCGGGATATCTGGCGACCCGGACGCTTGTCGTCGTCGCCTTTGGCCAGGCTCCCGGGGTCTATGACCACTACTTCCAGACCTATTTGAAGCCGACCGACCTGATTTGGTCGCTGCTCCAAGTCATGGTGACGGCAACGGTGGTCATGCTGGTGCACACCTATTACGGTTTCAACGCCTCAGGCGGCCCGGCCGGCGTCGGTGAAGCGGTCGGTCGCTCGGTGCGCGCCTCATTGGTCGTGGCGGCATTCCTGCAGTTAGCTGTGGCGATGGCCGCCTACGGGGTGTCCGGCGACTTCAACCTGTCTGGGTAG
- a CDS encoding virulence factor Mce family protein: protein MSSRNAKIGVAIALVVVLIGGIITVLRSAAGIGRTTVVGYFANSTGLYNGDSVVVLGVPVGKIEKIEPQPNDVKITFWYNDKYKVPADAKAVILSPSLVTPRSIQLTPAYTGGRVMADHAVIPQERTAVPVEYDDFRQQLEKLTQVLQPTTPGGTSTLGAFINTAADNLRGQGPDIRDTVIKLSQAISALGDHSNDLFSTVKNLSILVSALHDSSDLLQHLNQNLAAVTGLLANDPDEVAHAVRNLNDVVDDVRSFVADNREALGTTSDKLASVTQAVNESLDDVKQLLHVGPTAFQNFLNIYQPAQGTLTGALALNNFANTIQFLCGAVQAASRRGAKESAKLCVQYLAPIIKNRQMNFPPLGENLFVGAAARPNELTYSEDWLRPDYVPPPPPGSPPAPASPAPPADETPPAGTPPPAADASTQPPPAQAAPTNPAAGLRGMMVPPGGGQ, encoded by the coding sequence GTGAGCTCCCGCAACGCAAAGATCGGCGTGGCCATCGCTCTGGTAGTGGTGCTGATCGGCGGCATCATCACCGTGCTGCGGTCGGCGGCCGGGATCGGTCGCACCACTGTCGTCGGATATTTCGCCAACAGCACCGGCCTCTACAACGGTGACAGCGTCGTTGTTCTCGGCGTGCCGGTCGGCAAAATCGAAAAGATCGAACCACAACCCAATGACGTGAAGATCACCTTTTGGTACAACGACAAATACAAGGTGCCTGCTGATGCCAAAGCGGTGATCCTCTCACCGTCACTGGTGACGCCCCGGTCCATCCAGTTGACGCCCGCCTATACGGGCGGCCGGGTGATGGCTGATCACGCCGTGATCCCGCAGGAACGCACCGCGGTTCCGGTGGAATACGACGACTTTCGCCAGCAGCTCGAGAAACTGACACAGGTACTGCAGCCGACCACTCCGGGTGGGACCAGCACCCTAGGCGCATTCATCAACACGGCAGCCGACAACTTGCGGGGCCAGGGCCCAGACATCCGTGACACCGTCATCAAACTGTCACAGGCGATTTCGGCGCTCGGCGATCACAGCAACGACCTGTTCAGTACCGTGAAGAACCTGTCGATCCTGGTCTCCGCGCTGCACGACAGCAGCGACTTGCTGCAACACCTGAACCAGAACCTGGCCGCGGTGACGGGCTTGCTGGCCAACGACCCCGACGAAGTCGCGCACGCTGTTCGCAACCTCAACGACGTGGTTGACGACGTCCGCAGCTTCGTGGCCGACAACCGCGAGGCACTGGGGACCACCTCGGACAAGTTGGCGTCGGTGACTCAAGCCGTGAACGAGAGCCTTGATGACGTCAAGCAACTTCTGCATGTCGGCCCGACCGCGTTCCAGAACTTCCTCAACATTTACCAACCCGCACAAGGGACGCTGACCGGCGCCCTGGCCTTGAACAACTTTGCCAACACGATCCAATTCCTCTGCGGAGCAGTGCAGGCCGCTTCGCGTCGAGGCGCCAAGGAGTCAGCGAAGCTGTGTGTGCAGTATCTGGCGCCGATTATCAAAAACCGCCAGATGAACTTCCCTCCGCTGGGCGAAAACCTTTTCGTGGGAGCCGCGGCGCGCCCCAACGAACTTACCTACAGCGAGGACTGGCTGCGCCCGGACTATGTTCCCCCGCCGCCACCGGGATCTCCGCCCGCGCCGGCTAGCCCCGCACCGCCGGCCGATGAGACACCGCCGGCTGGCACCCCGCCGCCGGCAGCCGACGCGTCGACGCAACCGCCGCCCGCACAAGCCGCGCCGACCAACCCCGCCGCCGGACTGCGCGGAATGATGGTGCCGCCCGGAGGTGGACAATGA
- a CDS encoding MCE family protein: MRDNLAGALWRLAVYVVVALLGMFALIGVFGQLRFQAEKTYKAQFANVSGLAGGNFVRIAGVEVGKVKNITIQPDSTVLVEFTAADSVVLTEGTRAAIRFADLTGGRYVALEEGAGAVKRLSPGATIPLSRTEPALDLDALIGGFRPLFRALDPDQVNKLTGQLITAFQGQGGTIGSFLTQAAALTNTLADRDQLIGQVIVNLNSLLGSLGGQSGQFAKAVDSLSELVEGLTARKQDISNGVAYANAAAASIADLLAQARPPVKKVVHEADRTAGNVLADHEWFDNYLNNWPDALRILNRQGMYGDFFSFYLCDIVLKLNGKGGQPVYVKLAGQATGRCTPR; encoded by the coding sequence ATGCGAGACAATTTGGCAGGAGCGCTGTGGCGCCTGGCCGTCTATGTGGTCGTGGCTCTGCTGGGCATGTTCGCGCTGATCGGTGTTTTCGGGCAGCTCCGTTTTCAGGCTGAGAAGACCTATAAGGCCCAGTTCGCAAATGTCTCGGGTTTGGCGGGCGGAAACTTCGTCCGCATCGCTGGTGTCGAGGTCGGCAAGGTCAAAAACATCACCATTCAGCCCGACTCCACGGTGCTCGTCGAGTTCACAGCGGCCGACTCGGTAGTGCTCACCGAGGGTACGAGGGCCGCTATCCGTTTCGCTGATCTCACTGGCGGCAGATATGTGGCACTGGAAGAGGGCGCGGGCGCAGTCAAGCGACTTTCTCCGGGTGCGACGATCCCGCTGAGCCGTACCGAGCCGGCGCTGGATTTGGATGCGTTGATCGGCGGCTTCCGGCCACTATTCCGTGCGCTGGACCCCGACCAGGTGAACAAGCTGACCGGTCAACTGATCACGGCCTTCCAAGGGCAGGGCGGCACGATCGGCTCATTTCTCACCCAGGCGGCGGCCCTGACCAACACCTTGGCCGACCGCGATCAACTGATCGGTCAAGTCATCGTCAATTTGAACAGCCTGCTCGGTTCGCTCGGCGGCCAAAGCGGCCAGTTCGCCAAGGCCGTCGACTCACTATCTGAACTGGTCGAAGGTCTCACAGCTCGCAAGCAGGACATCAGCAACGGAGTGGCGTACGCCAACGCGGCCGCCGCGTCGATCGCCGACCTGCTGGCGCAGGCCCGCCCACCGGTGAAAAAGGTTGTGCACGAAGCGGATCGCACCGCAGGGAACGTGCTGGCCGACCACGAGTGGTTCGACAACTACCTCAACAACTGGCCCGACGCGTTGCGGATACTCAACAGGCAGGGTATGTACGGAGACTTCTTCAGCTTCTACTTGTGCGATATCGTCCTCAAGCTCAACGGCAAGGGCGGCCAGCCGGTGTATGTCAAGCTGGCCGGTCAGGCCACCGGCAGGTGCACGCCGCGATGA
- the istB gene encoding IS21-like element ISMyma9 family helper ATPase IstB, with product MATKRAPVPGEADKLIAHQSRLLKAPRIAAHYGRLAEQGRAAGWSLEDYLAAVLAVESNARAESGARQRIRYAGFPAIKTINDFDFTAQPHVDRAQIARLEAGGWLAEARNIVLLGPPGTGKTHLATALTIAAAQAGHRVAFAAATGWVTRLAEAHRIGRLDSELRKISRIGLIVIDEVGYIPFDTEAANLFFQLVSTRYEKSSIILTSNLPFSRWGQVFGEATIASAMIDRIVHHADVIALKGASYRIKHTAIESLPSVEADRQADSTP from the coding sequence ATGGCCACCAAACGCGCTCCCGTTCCCGGGGAGGCGGACAAGCTGATCGCCCACCAATCCCGGCTGCTCAAAGCCCCGCGGATCGCCGCCCACTACGGGCGGCTGGCCGAACAAGGCCGCGCTGCGGGCTGGTCACTCGAGGACTACCTGGCTGCCGTGCTAGCCGTGGAATCCAATGCCCGGGCCGAATCTGGTGCCCGGCAACGCATCCGCTATGCGGGGTTCCCGGCGATCAAAACGATCAACGACTTCGACTTCACCGCCCAACCCCACGTCGACCGCGCACAGATCGCCCGCCTAGAAGCCGGCGGCTGGCTGGCCGAAGCCCGCAACATCGTGCTGCTAGGACCACCGGGCACCGGCAAAACACACTTGGCGACCGCGTTAACGATCGCAGCCGCCCAGGCCGGGCACCGGGTCGCCTTCGCGGCGGCCACCGGCTGGGTCACCCGGCTGGCCGAAGCCCACCGCATCGGGCGCCTCGATTCCGAGCTGCGCAAAATCTCGCGCATCGGGCTGATCGTCATCGATGAAGTCGGCTACATACCCTTCGACACCGAAGCGGCCAACCTGTTCTTCCAACTGGTGTCCACCCGATACGAGAAATCCTCGATCATCTTGACCTCTAACCTGCCGTTTTCCCGGTGGGGCCAGGTCTTCGGCGAGGCCACCATCGCCTCAGCGATGATCGACCGCATCGTGCACCACGCCGACGTCATCGCCCTCAAAGGGGCCAGCTACCGCATCAAACACACCGCAATCGAGTCCCTGCCCTCCGTCGAAGCCGACCGTCAGGCAGACTCAACCCCGTAA
- a CDS encoding MCE family protein, with protein MKTFSERNPFIVGAIGLGVVFALMLLSLNYDKLLFFNRDKTYSAYFAEAGGLMAGNHVQVSGYRVGQVSSVELDGPRVLVKFEVARNVRLGDRTEAAIKLRTVLGSKVLEITPRGEGQLTGPIPLDRTTPAYQLPDALGDLTATISGLNTDQLSNSLAVLANTFSNTSPDLKAAVQGVARFSQTLDERDSALRNLLSNANKATKVLAERSDEVAKLVAHTNALLVQLRTQSNALDQISNNLSALAQQLKGFIAENRDTLKPALDKLNGVLAIVDNRKQRVQKAIVGLNRYAMGLGESVSSGPFFKAYVANLFPGQFVQPFIDAAFSDLGLDPNVLLPTQRADPQTGQPGTPPLPIPFPRTGQGGEPRLTLPDAITGNPGDHPCGSPGSPSPGPGCYPYREPLPAPPPGGPPPGPPASPGPGEGQSSPSPGPSRPGEGGGQ; from the coding sequence ATGAAGACTTTTTCCGAGCGCAATCCGTTCATCGTCGGCGCCATCGGCCTGGGTGTCGTTTTTGCTCTTATGTTGCTGTCCTTGAACTACGACAAGCTGTTGTTTTTCAACAGGGACAAGACTTACTCGGCGTACTTCGCCGAGGCGGGCGGCTTGATGGCCGGTAACCACGTTCAAGTATCGGGTTATCGCGTCGGGCAGGTCTCCAGCGTCGAGCTGGACGGACCGCGCGTACTGGTCAAGTTCGAGGTCGCCAGGAATGTCCGACTTGGTGACCGTACCGAGGCGGCGATCAAACTCAGGACCGTGCTCGGCAGCAAAGTCCTCGAGATCACCCCTCGTGGAGAGGGGCAGCTGACCGGACCAATACCCCTTGACCGGACCACGCCGGCCTATCAGCTACCCGACGCGCTGGGTGACCTTACGGCAACGATCAGCGGCCTCAACACCGACCAGCTTTCCAATTCGCTGGCCGTGCTGGCCAATACCTTCTCCAACACCTCGCCTGACCTGAAGGCCGCGGTGCAGGGGGTAGCGCGATTCTCGCAGACGTTAGACGAACGCGACAGTGCGCTGCGAAACCTGTTGAGCAACGCCAACAAGGCGACCAAGGTGCTGGCCGAGCGTAGCGACGAAGTGGCCAAGCTCGTCGCTCACACCAACGCGCTCCTGGTGCAGTTGAGAACCCAAAGCAACGCGCTGGACCAAATCTCCAATAATCTCTCCGCGCTGGCCCAGCAGCTCAAAGGGTTCATCGCCGAGAACCGCGACACGTTGAAGCCTGCGCTCGACAAGCTCAACGGTGTGCTGGCGATCGTCGACAACCGCAAGCAACGCGTGCAGAAAGCGATCGTAGGGCTAAATAGATACGCCATGGGCCTCGGTGAATCGGTCTCCTCCGGGCCGTTTTTCAAGGCCTACGTGGCCAACCTTTTCCCCGGACAGTTCGTGCAGCCATTCATCGATGCGGCCTTCTCCGATCTTGGCCTGGATCCGAATGTGCTGTTGCCCACCCAGCGCGCCGACCCGCAGACCGGCCAGCCGGGGACACCGCCACTGCCGATTCCGTTCCCGCGGACCGGCCAGGGCGGGGAACCGCGCCTGACGCTGCCCGACGCCATTACCGGCAACCCGGGCGACCACCCGTGCGGTTCACCAGGTTCGCCCTCGCCAGGACCTGGCTGCTATCCCTACCGCGAGCCGCTACCCGCGCCGCCACCGGGCGGGCCGCCGCCAGGTCCGCCCGCGTCTCCGGGTCCAGGCGAAGGGCAGTCGAGTCCGTCGCCGGGACCCTCCCGGCCGGGTGAAGGGGGTGGACAGTGA
- the istA gene encoding IS21 family transposase, with protein MEDWAEIRRLYRSEKLSQAAIARRLGLSRNTVAKALGSDSPPRYERAPVTTSAWAQFEPAVRAVLSAYPRMPATVIAERVGWTGGHSWFGENVARIRPEYAPADPCDRLVHLPGEQVQCDLWLPGRVVPDHAGVLRSFPVLVMVAAYSRFIAAMMIPSRVTGDLLGGMWQLLSGCIGAVPRTLLWDNEAGIGQRGRLADGVAGFCGVLGTRLIQARPYDPETKGLVERVNGYLRSSFLPGRRFCSPADFNTQLAQWLAQVANPRRHATTTMIPAQALGTDLQAMAALPPVAPATGTMITTRLGRDYYVSIGGNAYSVHPEAIGRMITVSVSLDRVMARCGERVVADHQRLWGTAGLVGDPEHLAAAAIMRENFRDRPTAGAHMDVEVQVADLGAYDALFGTGEVA; from the coding sequence GTGGAGGATTGGGCTGAGATCCGCCGGCTGTATCGGTCGGAGAAGTTGTCGCAGGCTGCGATCGCCCGACGGCTGGGTCTGTCACGCAACACTGTGGCCAAGGCGCTGGGTTCGGATAGTCCGCCGCGCTATGAGCGGGCGCCGGTGACGACCTCGGCGTGGGCGCAGTTCGAGCCAGCCGTGCGAGCGGTGCTCAGCGCGTATCCGAGGATGCCGGCGACGGTGATCGCCGAGCGAGTGGGTTGGACGGGTGGGCACTCGTGGTTTGGGGAAAACGTTGCCCGGATTCGCCCGGAGTACGCCCCGGCTGATCCGTGCGACCGGCTGGTGCATCTGCCCGGTGAGCAGGTGCAGTGCGATCTGTGGCTGCCCGGCCGGGTGGTGCCCGACCATGCCGGAGTGCTGCGATCGTTTCCCGTATTGGTGATGGTGGCCGCCTACTCGCGGTTTATCGCCGCGATGATGATCCCGTCGCGGGTCACCGGGGATCTGCTGGGCGGCATGTGGCAGCTGCTCTCGGGGTGCATCGGCGCGGTGCCGCGAACATTGTTGTGGGACAACGAGGCCGGGATTGGTCAACGCGGTCGGCTTGCCGACGGGGTGGCCGGGTTCTGCGGAGTCTTGGGCACCCGGCTCATCCAGGCCCGCCCCTATGATCCGGAGACCAAGGGGCTCGTCGAGCGGGTCAACGGCTATTTGAGGTCGTCGTTTCTGCCGGGTCGGCGGTTTTGCTCGCCTGCGGACTTCAACACCCAGCTCGCGCAGTGGCTGGCGCAGGTGGCCAACCCACGCCGGCACGCTACGACCACGATGATCCCCGCCCAGGCGCTGGGCACCGATCTGCAGGCGATGGCCGCGCTGCCGCCGGTGGCCCCGGCCACCGGCACCATGATCACCACGCGGCTGGGTCGCGACTACTACGTCAGCATCGGCGGCAACGCCTATTCGGTGCATCCCGAGGCGATCGGTCGGATGATCACCGTGTCCGTATCGCTGGATCGGGTGATGGCCCGCTGTGGTGAGCGGGTGGTCGCTGACCACCAACGGCTCTGGGGCACCGCGGGATTGGTTGGTGATCCTGAGCATCTGGCCGCGGCGGCGATCATGCGGGAGAACTTCCGGGACCGCCCGACGGCGGGTGCTCACATGGACGTGGAGGTCCAAGTCGCCGATCTAGGGGCCTATGACGCGCTGTTTGGGACCGGGGAGGTCGCCTGA